Proteins from a single region of Coprobacter tertius:
- the rhaT gene encoding L-rhamnose/proton symporter RhaT has translation MNTIIGLIIIAVGSLGQSSSYVPIKKIKKWSWESFWLVQGIFAWLVFPFIGALLAIDIDKLPDIILSGNYLKPIVYGMLWGIGGLTFGLSMRYLGVALGQSIALGTCAGFGTILPAIWSGTDLWHGQGLILLISVCITLSGIAVIGYAGSLRSKDMPEEAKKAAIKDFALTKGLVVALLAGIMSACFSLGLESGEEIRLTAIANGAGELLALNPVILLVTLGGFVTNAVYCIFQNLKNKTGKDYFSVSGSTLLSNLLFCALAGLLWYSQFFGLGMGKSFFSDSPLLLAFSWSILMSLNVIFSNMWGIFLKEWKGVKPRVIGVLIAGLALLIFSVILPNLF, from the coding sequence ATGAATACTATTATCGGACTGATTATTATCGCTGTCGGAAGCCTGGGACAATCCAGCTCGTACGTACCCATTAAAAAGATAAAGAAATGGAGTTGGGAAAGTTTCTGGCTCGTACAGGGTATTTTCGCCTGGCTCGTATTTCCTTTTATAGGGGCATTACTGGCCATCGACATCGATAAACTTCCGGACATAATTTTGTCGGGAAACTACCTTAAACCTATTGTATATGGGATGTTATGGGGGATCGGCGGACTTACATTCGGTTTGAGCATGCGTTATCTCGGAGTGGCACTCGGGCAGTCGATCGCTTTAGGTACATGTGCCGGATTCGGAACGATTTTACCGGCAATCTGGTCGGGAACCGATCTCTGGCATGGTCAGGGACTTATTCTCCTCATCAGTGTATGCATTACCCTTTCGGGTATCGCTGTCATCGGATATGCCGGCAGCCTCCGCTCTAAAGATATGCCCGAAGAAGCGAAAAAAGCCGCCATAAAAGACTTCGCACTTACCAAAGGATTAGTGGTTGCATTACTGGCCGGTATTATGAGCGCCTGTTTCAGTCTCGGTCTCGAGTCGGGTGAAGAAATACGTCTTACCGCAATCGCTAACGGTGCAGGAGAACTGCTTGCGTTAAACCCGGTAATCTTATTGGTAACCTTAGGCGGTTTCGTCACAAATGCCGTATATTGCATTTTCCAAAATCTAAAAAATAAGACCGGAAAAGATTATTTTTCGGTATCGGGAAGCACTCTATTATCGAATCTGTTATTTTGCGCTTTAGCCGGGCTTCTCTGGTATTCTCAATTTTTCGGATTAGGCATGGGAAAAAGTTTTTTCAGCGACTCACCGTTGCTGCTCGCTTTCTCCTGGAGTATACTCATGTCGCTGAATGTCATTTTCAGCAACATGTGGGGAATCTTTTTAAAAGAATGGAAAGGGGTAAAACCCCGGGTAATAGGCGTGCTTATAGCCGGGCTTGCCTTACTCATTTTTTCAGTCATTCTACCCAATTTATTTTAA